One Grus americana isolate bGruAme1 chromosome Z, bGruAme1.mat, whole genome shotgun sequence DNA window includes the following coding sequences:
- the MED18 gene encoding mediator of RNA polymerase II transcription subunit 18: MEAPPVTMMPVTGGTINMMEYLLQGSVLDQSLESLLHRLRGLCDNMEPETFLDHEMVFLLKGQQASPFVLRARRSMDKSGMPWHLRYLGQPEIGDKSRHALVRNCVDIATSDNLTDFLVEMGFRMDHEFVAKGHVFRKGIMKIMVYKIFRILMPGNTENIEPLSLSYLVELNVVAPAGQDIVSDDMRNFAEQLKPLVHLEKIDPKRLM, encoded by the exons ATGGAGGCGCCCCCCGTGACCATGATGCCCGTCACGGGCGGCACCATTAACATGATGGAGTACCTGCTCCAAG GAAGCGTTTTGGACCAGAGCCTGGAGAGCCTGCTGCACCGCCTGCGCGGCCTGTGCGACAACATGGAGCCGGAGACCTTCCTGGACCACGAGATGGTGTTCCTGCTGAAGGGGCAGCAGGCCAGCCCCTTCGTGCTGCGGGCGCGGCGGTCCATGGACAAAAGCGGGATGCCCTGGCATCTGCGCTACTTGGGCCAGCCGGAAATAGGCGACAAGAGCCGCCACGCACTGGTACGCAACTGCGTAGACATCGCTACTTCGGACAACCTGACGGACTTTCTGGTGGAGATGGGCTTCCGCATGGACCACGAGTTTGTGGCCAAAGGGCACGTGTTCCGCAAGGGCATCATGAAGATTATGGTGTACAAGATCTTCCGCATCCTAATGCCGGGAAACACGGAGAACATTGAGCCGCTCTCCCTCTCCTACCTGGTGGAGCTCAACGTGGTAGCGCCAGCAGGACAGGACATCGTTTCTGATGACATGAGGAACTTTGCTGAGCAATTGAAGCCTCTAGTACACCTGGAAAAAATTGACCCCAAAAGGCTAATGTGA
- the HMGCR gene encoding 3-hydroxy-3-methylglutaryl-Coenzyme A reductase isoform X3 has protein sequence MLSRLFRMHGLFVASHPWEVIVGTVTLTICMMSMKMFTGNDKICGWNYECPKLEEDVLSSDIIILTITRCIAILYIYFQFQNLRQLGSKYILGIAGLFTIFSSFVFSTVVIHFLDKELTGLNEALPFFLLLIDLSRASALAKFALSSNSQDEVRENISRGMAILGPTFTLDALVECLVIGVGTMSGVRQLEIMCCFGCMSVLANYFVFMTFFPACVSLVLELSRESREGRPIWQLSHFARVLEEEENKPNPVTQRVKMIMSLGLVLVHAHSRWIAEPAAQNSTVENSVGLDENAPKRIEPNVSLWQFYLSRMASMDIEQVITLGLALLLAVKYIFFEQAETESTLSLKNPITSPVMVQKKVPENCCRKQSGLLKNNQKSNTVEEALVPKGGNAEVIKPVLAEPSIKATFVVGSCNPVETSSFLNGREEEIELPEEPRSIEECVRILGNAEKGAKFLTDAEVISLVNAKHIPAYKLETLMETQERGVSIRRQMLSKKLPEPSSLQYLPYRNYNYSLVMGACCENVIGYMPIPVGVAGPLFLDNKEFQVPMATTEGCLVASTNRGCRAICLGGGASSRILADGMTRGPVVRLPTACQAAEVKVWLESPEGFKIMKEAFDSTSRFARLQKLLISLAGRNLYIRFQSGTGDAMGMNMISKGTEKALARLNEEFPHLQVIAISGNYCTDKKPAAINWIEGRGKSVVCEAVIPAKVVREVLKTTTEDLVEVNINKNLVGSAMAGSIGGYNAHAANIVTAIYIACGQDAAQNVGSSNCITLMERTGSTNEDLYISCTMPSIEIGTVGGGTNLLPQQACLQMLGVQGASRDNPGENARQLAKIVCATVMAGELSLMAALAAGHLVKSHMIHNRSKINLQDLQGTCTKKVA, from the exons ATGTTGTCCAGACTTTTTCGAATGCATGGCCTTTTTGTAGCCTCTCATCCATGGGAAGTCATTGTGGGAACAGTGACCCTCACCATCTGTATGATGTCCATGAAGATGTTCACTGGGAATGATAAGATCTGTGGCTGGAATTATGAATGCCCCAAACTTGAAGAA GATGTTCTGAGCAGTGACATCATCATCCTGACAATCACACGCTGTATAGCAATCCTTTATATATATTTCCAGTTTCAGAACCTAAGACAACTTGggtcaaaatacattttag gtaTTGCTGGCCTCTTCACAATCTTCTCAAGTTTTGTTTTTAGTACAGTGGTAATTCACTTCTTGGATAAAGAACTGACAGGTTTAAA tgaagCTTTACCGTTCTTCCTGCTTCTGATTGATCTGTCAAGAGCAAGTGCATTGGCCAAATTTGCACTCAGTTCCAACTCACAG gatgaagtaagagaaaatatttcacgTGGAATGGCAATTTTAGGCCCTACATTTACACTGGATGCACTTGTGGAGTGTCTTGTTATCGGTGTTGGTACTATGTCAG gtGTACGACAACTTGAAATTATGTGCTGCTTTGGCTGTATGTCTGTTCTTGCCAACTACTTTGTCTTCATGACCTTCTTTCCAGCTTGTGTGTCCTTGGTACTGGAG CTTTCTCGAGAGAGTCGTGAAGGGCGCCCGATATGGCAACTTAGCCATTTTGCTCGTGttctggaagaagaagaaaataaaccaaatccTGTAACACAAAGGGTCAAAATGATTATG TCGCTGGGTTTGGTACTTGTTCATGCCCACAGTCGTTGGATAGCGGAACCAGCTGCTCAAAACAGTACTGTAGAAAATTCAGTGGGATTGGATGAGAACGCACCGAAAAGAATTGAACCTAATGTTTCATTATGGCAGTTCTACCTTTCTCG aatGGCCAGTATGGATATTGAACAAGTAATCACTCTTGGATTAGCCCTTCTCCTTGCTGTCAAGTACATTTTCTTTGAGCAAGCAGAGACTGAATCCACGCTGTCCCTTAAGAATCCCATAACATCTCCAGTGATGGTCCAGAAAAAGGTGCCTGAGAATTGTTGCAGGAAGCAGTCTGGACTTCTGAAAAACAATCAGAAATCTAACACAGTAGAAGAAGCTTTAGTTCCCAAAGGTGGAAATG CTGAAGTCATAAAACCTGTATTAGCAGAGCCATCAATCAAGGCTACGTTTGTGGTTGGCAGTTGCAACCCTGTGGAAACGTCTTCATTTCTTaatggaagagaggaagaaattgAGTTACCTGAAGAACCACGTTCTATTGAGGAATGTGTTCGTATACTTGGAAATGCAGAG AAAGGAGCAAAATTTCTTACTGATGCTGAGGTTATCAGCTTAGTTAATGCTAAGCATATTCCTGCATACAAACTGGAAACCCTGATGGAAACTCAGGAGCGAGGTGTGTCCATTCGCAGGCAGATGTTATCTAAGAAACTCCCTGAACCTTCATCTTTGCAATATCTTCCTTATAGGAATTATAATTATTCTTTG GTTATGGGAGCTTGCTGTGAAAATGTGATTGGATATATGCCTATTCCTGTAGGCGTAGCAGGACCACTGTTTTTGGATAACAAAGAGTTTCAGGTGCCAATGGCAACAACAGAAGGATGTCTTGTAGCAAGCACAAACAGAGGATGTAGAGCAATATGT CTTGGTGGAGGAGCAAGTAGCCGCATTCTGGCAGATGGGATGACTCGAGGCCCTGTTGTAAGGCTGCCCACTGCTTGCCAGGCTGCAGAAGTTAAAGTGTGGCTTGAAAGCCCTGAAGGCTTTAAGATAATGAAGGAAGCTTTTGACAGCACAAGTAG GTTTGCCCGCCTACAAAAACTTCTCATCAGTTTGGCTGGTCGTAACCTTTATATCCGTTTTCAGTCTGGAACAGGGGATGCAATGGGAATGAACATGATTTCAAAA GGTACTGAAAAAGCTCTGGCAAGGTTGAATGAAGAGTTTCCTCATCTCCAGGTTATAGCTATTAGTGGTAACTATTGTACAGACAAAAAACCTGCTGCAATAAACTGGATAGAAGGAAGAGGGAAGTCTGTTGTCTGTGAAGCAGTGATTCCAGCCAAGGTTGTTAGAGAA GTATTGAAGACAACTACAGAAGATCTAGTTGAAGtcaatataaacaaaaatttgGTGGGTTCTGCGATGGCTGGTAGCATAGGTGGCTACAACGCACATGCGGCAAACATTGTGACAGCTATCTACATTGCCTGTGGTCAG GATGCAGCGCAGAATGTAGGCAGCTCTAATTGCATCACTTTGATGGAGCGAACTGGTTCCACCAACGAAGACCTGTACATCAGCTGCACAATGCCTTCTATAGAAATAGGAACTGTTGGCGGAGGCACCAACTTGCTCCCACAGCAGGCCTGTTTGCAG ATGTTGGGGGTTCAAGGTGCGAGCCGAGATAACCCTGGTGAAAATGCCCGTCAGCTTGCTAAAATTGTTTGTGCTACAGTGATGGCAGGGGAATTATCACTAATGGCAGCTCTTGCAGCTGGGCATCTAGTCAAAAGCCACATGATCCACAACAg GtcaaaaataaatctacaaGATCTTCAAGGAACTTGCACTAAGAAGGTGGCTTGA
- the HMGCR gene encoding 3-hydroxy-3-methylglutaryl-Coenzyme A reductase isoform X2, whose protein sequence is MRAVSFLKTLPGSLSGSVWCHVLFRFTKYRKTVLTMLSRLFRMHGLFVASHPWEVIVGTVTLTICMMSMKMFTGNDKICGWNYECPKLEEDVLSSDIIILTITRCIAILYIYFQFQNLRQLGSKYILGIAGLFTIFSSFVFSTVVIHFLDKELTGLNEALPFFLLLIDLSRASALAKFALSSNSQDEVRENISRGMAILGPTFTLDALVECLVIGVGTMSGVRQLEIMCCFGCMSVLANYFVFMTFFPACVSLVLELSRESREGRPIWQLSHFARVLEEEENKPNPVTQRVKMIMSLGLVLVHAHSRWIAEPAAQNSTVENSVGLDENAPKRIEPNVSLWQFYLSRMASMDIEQVITLGLALLLAVKYIFFEQAETESTLSLKNPITSPVMVQKKVPENCCRKQSGLLKNNQKSNTVEEALVPKGGNAEVIKPVLAEPSIKATFVVGSCNPVETSSFLNGREEEIELPEEPRSIEECVRILGNAEKGAKFLTDAEVISLVNAKHIPAYKLETLMETQERGVSIRRQMLSKKLPEPSSLQYLPYRNYNYSLVMGACCENVIGYMPIPVGVAGPLFLDNKEFQVPMATTEGCLVASTNRGCRAICLGGGASSRILADGMTRGPVVRLPTACQAAEVKVWLESPEGFKIMKEAFDSTSRFARLQKLLISLAGRNLYIRFQSGTGDAMGMNMISKGTEKALARLNEEFPHLQVIAISGNYCTDKKPAAINWIEGRGKSVVCEAVIPAKVVREVLKTTTEDLVEVNINKNLVGSAMAGSIGGYNAHAANIVTAIYIACGQDAAQNVGSSNCITLMERTGSTNEDLYISCTMPSIEIGTVGGGTNLLPQQACLQMLGVQGASRDNPGENARQLAKIVCATVMAGELSLMAALAAGHLVKSHMIHNRSKINLQDLQGTCTKKVA, encoded by the exons ATGAGGGcggtttcctttttaaaaacgCTACCTGGCAGTTTGTCAGGGTCTGTGTGGTGTCATGTGCTTTTCAG GTTCACTAAGTACAGAAAAACAGTCTTGACAATGTTGTCCAGACTTTTTCGAATGCATGGCCTTTTTGTAGCCTCTCATCCATGGGAAGTCATTGTGGGAACAGTGACCCTCACCATCTGTATGATGTCCATGAAGATGTTCACTGGGAATGATAAGATCTGTGGCTGGAATTATGAATGCCCCAAACTTGAAGAA GATGTTCTGAGCAGTGACATCATCATCCTGACAATCACACGCTGTATAGCAATCCTTTATATATATTTCCAGTTTCAGAACCTAAGACAACTTGggtcaaaatacattttag gtaTTGCTGGCCTCTTCACAATCTTCTCAAGTTTTGTTTTTAGTACAGTGGTAATTCACTTCTTGGATAAAGAACTGACAGGTTTAAA tgaagCTTTACCGTTCTTCCTGCTTCTGATTGATCTGTCAAGAGCAAGTGCATTGGCCAAATTTGCACTCAGTTCCAACTCACAG gatgaagtaagagaaaatatttcacgTGGAATGGCAATTTTAGGCCCTACATTTACACTGGATGCACTTGTGGAGTGTCTTGTTATCGGTGTTGGTACTATGTCAG gtGTACGACAACTTGAAATTATGTGCTGCTTTGGCTGTATGTCTGTTCTTGCCAACTACTTTGTCTTCATGACCTTCTTTCCAGCTTGTGTGTCCTTGGTACTGGAG CTTTCTCGAGAGAGTCGTGAAGGGCGCCCGATATGGCAACTTAGCCATTTTGCTCGTGttctggaagaagaagaaaataaaccaaatccTGTAACACAAAGGGTCAAAATGATTATG TCGCTGGGTTTGGTACTTGTTCATGCCCACAGTCGTTGGATAGCGGAACCAGCTGCTCAAAACAGTACTGTAGAAAATTCAGTGGGATTGGATGAGAACGCACCGAAAAGAATTGAACCTAATGTTTCATTATGGCAGTTCTACCTTTCTCG aatGGCCAGTATGGATATTGAACAAGTAATCACTCTTGGATTAGCCCTTCTCCTTGCTGTCAAGTACATTTTCTTTGAGCAAGCAGAGACTGAATCCACGCTGTCCCTTAAGAATCCCATAACATCTCCAGTGATGGTCCAGAAAAAGGTGCCTGAGAATTGTTGCAGGAAGCAGTCTGGACTTCTGAAAAACAATCAGAAATCTAACACAGTAGAAGAAGCTTTAGTTCCCAAAGGTGGAAATG CTGAAGTCATAAAACCTGTATTAGCAGAGCCATCAATCAAGGCTACGTTTGTGGTTGGCAGTTGCAACCCTGTGGAAACGTCTTCATTTCTTaatggaagagaggaagaaattgAGTTACCTGAAGAACCACGTTCTATTGAGGAATGTGTTCGTATACTTGGAAATGCAGAG AAAGGAGCAAAATTTCTTACTGATGCTGAGGTTATCAGCTTAGTTAATGCTAAGCATATTCCTGCATACAAACTGGAAACCCTGATGGAAACTCAGGAGCGAGGTGTGTCCATTCGCAGGCAGATGTTATCTAAGAAACTCCCTGAACCTTCATCTTTGCAATATCTTCCTTATAGGAATTATAATTATTCTTTG GTTATGGGAGCTTGCTGTGAAAATGTGATTGGATATATGCCTATTCCTGTAGGCGTAGCAGGACCACTGTTTTTGGATAACAAAGAGTTTCAGGTGCCAATGGCAACAACAGAAGGATGTCTTGTAGCAAGCACAAACAGAGGATGTAGAGCAATATGT CTTGGTGGAGGAGCAAGTAGCCGCATTCTGGCAGATGGGATGACTCGAGGCCCTGTTGTAAGGCTGCCCACTGCTTGCCAGGCTGCAGAAGTTAAAGTGTGGCTTGAAAGCCCTGAAGGCTTTAAGATAATGAAGGAAGCTTTTGACAGCACAAGTAG GTTTGCCCGCCTACAAAAACTTCTCATCAGTTTGGCTGGTCGTAACCTTTATATCCGTTTTCAGTCTGGAACAGGGGATGCAATGGGAATGAACATGATTTCAAAA GGTACTGAAAAAGCTCTGGCAAGGTTGAATGAAGAGTTTCCTCATCTCCAGGTTATAGCTATTAGTGGTAACTATTGTACAGACAAAAAACCTGCTGCAATAAACTGGATAGAAGGAAGAGGGAAGTCTGTTGTCTGTGAAGCAGTGATTCCAGCCAAGGTTGTTAGAGAA GTATTGAAGACAACTACAGAAGATCTAGTTGAAGtcaatataaacaaaaatttgGTGGGTTCTGCGATGGCTGGTAGCATAGGTGGCTACAACGCACATGCGGCAAACATTGTGACAGCTATCTACATTGCCTGTGGTCAG GATGCAGCGCAGAATGTAGGCAGCTCTAATTGCATCACTTTGATGGAGCGAACTGGTTCCACCAACGAAGACCTGTACATCAGCTGCACAATGCCTTCTATAGAAATAGGAACTGTTGGCGGAGGCACCAACTTGCTCCCACAGCAGGCCTGTTTGCAG ATGTTGGGGGTTCAAGGTGCGAGCCGAGATAACCCTGGTGAAAATGCCCGTCAGCTTGCTAAAATTGTTTGTGCTACAGTGATGGCAGGGGAATTATCACTAATGGCAGCTCTTGCAGCTGGGCATCTAGTCAAAAGCCACATGATCCACAACAg GtcaaaaataaatctacaaGATCTTCAAGGAACTTGCACTAAGAAGGTGGCTTGA
- the HMGCR gene encoding 3-hydroxy-3-methylglutaryl-Coenzyme A reductase isoform X1, with protein MGSGGYGQFITRCFCRFFLLRGRTPHILPLLQRGVPPTGDSPPPTSPTFTKYRKTVLTMLSRLFRMHGLFVASHPWEVIVGTVTLTICMMSMKMFTGNDKICGWNYECPKLEEDVLSSDIIILTITRCIAILYIYFQFQNLRQLGSKYILGIAGLFTIFSSFVFSTVVIHFLDKELTGLNEALPFFLLLIDLSRASALAKFALSSNSQDEVRENISRGMAILGPTFTLDALVECLVIGVGTMSGVRQLEIMCCFGCMSVLANYFVFMTFFPACVSLVLELSRESREGRPIWQLSHFARVLEEEENKPNPVTQRVKMIMSLGLVLVHAHSRWIAEPAAQNSTVENSVGLDENAPKRIEPNVSLWQFYLSRMASMDIEQVITLGLALLLAVKYIFFEQAETESTLSLKNPITSPVMVQKKVPENCCRKQSGLLKNNQKSNTVEEALVPKGGNAEVIKPVLAEPSIKATFVVGSCNPVETSSFLNGREEEIELPEEPRSIEECVRILGNAEKGAKFLTDAEVISLVNAKHIPAYKLETLMETQERGVSIRRQMLSKKLPEPSSLQYLPYRNYNYSLVMGACCENVIGYMPIPVGVAGPLFLDNKEFQVPMATTEGCLVASTNRGCRAICLGGGASSRILADGMTRGPVVRLPTACQAAEVKVWLESPEGFKIMKEAFDSTSRFARLQKLLISLAGRNLYIRFQSGTGDAMGMNMISKGTEKALARLNEEFPHLQVIAISGNYCTDKKPAAINWIEGRGKSVVCEAVIPAKVVREVLKTTTEDLVEVNINKNLVGSAMAGSIGGYNAHAANIVTAIYIACGQDAAQNVGSSNCITLMERTGSTNEDLYISCTMPSIEIGTVGGGTNLLPQQACLQMLGVQGASRDNPGENARQLAKIVCATVMAGELSLMAALAAGHLVKSHMIHNRSKINLQDLQGTCTKKVA; from the exons atggggagtgggggttacggtcagttcatcacacgttgtttctgccgcttcttcctcctcagggggaggactcctcacattcttcccctgctgcagcgtggggtccctcccacaggagacagtcctccaccaacttctccaac GTTCACTAAGTACAGAAAAACAGTCTTGACAATGTTGTCCAGACTTTTTCGAATGCATGGCCTTTTTGTAGCCTCTCATCCATGGGAAGTCATTGTGGGAACAGTGACCCTCACCATCTGTATGATGTCCATGAAGATGTTCACTGGGAATGATAAGATCTGTGGCTGGAATTATGAATGCCCCAAACTTGAAGAA GATGTTCTGAGCAGTGACATCATCATCCTGACAATCACACGCTGTATAGCAATCCTTTATATATATTTCCAGTTTCAGAACCTAAGACAACTTGggtcaaaatacattttag gtaTTGCTGGCCTCTTCACAATCTTCTCAAGTTTTGTTTTTAGTACAGTGGTAATTCACTTCTTGGATAAAGAACTGACAGGTTTAAA tgaagCTTTACCGTTCTTCCTGCTTCTGATTGATCTGTCAAGAGCAAGTGCATTGGCCAAATTTGCACTCAGTTCCAACTCACAG gatgaagtaagagaaaatatttcacgTGGAATGGCAATTTTAGGCCCTACATTTACACTGGATGCACTTGTGGAGTGTCTTGTTATCGGTGTTGGTACTATGTCAG gtGTACGACAACTTGAAATTATGTGCTGCTTTGGCTGTATGTCTGTTCTTGCCAACTACTTTGTCTTCATGACCTTCTTTCCAGCTTGTGTGTCCTTGGTACTGGAG CTTTCTCGAGAGAGTCGTGAAGGGCGCCCGATATGGCAACTTAGCCATTTTGCTCGTGttctggaagaagaagaaaataaaccaaatccTGTAACACAAAGGGTCAAAATGATTATG TCGCTGGGTTTGGTACTTGTTCATGCCCACAGTCGTTGGATAGCGGAACCAGCTGCTCAAAACAGTACTGTAGAAAATTCAGTGGGATTGGATGAGAACGCACCGAAAAGAATTGAACCTAATGTTTCATTATGGCAGTTCTACCTTTCTCG aatGGCCAGTATGGATATTGAACAAGTAATCACTCTTGGATTAGCCCTTCTCCTTGCTGTCAAGTACATTTTCTTTGAGCAAGCAGAGACTGAATCCACGCTGTCCCTTAAGAATCCCATAACATCTCCAGTGATGGTCCAGAAAAAGGTGCCTGAGAATTGTTGCAGGAAGCAGTCTGGACTTCTGAAAAACAATCAGAAATCTAACACAGTAGAAGAAGCTTTAGTTCCCAAAGGTGGAAATG CTGAAGTCATAAAACCTGTATTAGCAGAGCCATCAATCAAGGCTACGTTTGTGGTTGGCAGTTGCAACCCTGTGGAAACGTCTTCATTTCTTaatggaagagaggaagaaattgAGTTACCTGAAGAACCACGTTCTATTGAGGAATGTGTTCGTATACTTGGAAATGCAGAG AAAGGAGCAAAATTTCTTACTGATGCTGAGGTTATCAGCTTAGTTAATGCTAAGCATATTCCTGCATACAAACTGGAAACCCTGATGGAAACTCAGGAGCGAGGTGTGTCCATTCGCAGGCAGATGTTATCTAAGAAACTCCCTGAACCTTCATCTTTGCAATATCTTCCTTATAGGAATTATAATTATTCTTTG GTTATGGGAGCTTGCTGTGAAAATGTGATTGGATATATGCCTATTCCTGTAGGCGTAGCAGGACCACTGTTTTTGGATAACAAAGAGTTTCAGGTGCCAATGGCAACAACAGAAGGATGTCTTGTAGCAAGCACAAACAGAGGATGTAGAGCAATATGT CTTGGTGGAGGAGCAAGTAGCCGCATTCTGGCAGATGGGATGACTCGAGGCCCTGTTGTAAGGCTGCCCACTGCTTGCCAGGCTGCAGAAGTTAAAGTGTGGCTTGAAAGCCCTGAAGGCTTTAAGATAATGAAGGAAGCTTTTGACAGCACAAGTAG GTTTGCCCGCCTACAAAAACTTCTCATCAGTTTGGCTGGTCGTAACCTTTATATCCGTTTTCAGTCTGGAACAGGGGATGCAATGGGAATGAACATGATTTCAAAA GGTACTGAAAAAGCTCTGGCAAGGTTGAATGAAGAGTTTCCTCATCTCCAGGTTATAGCTATTAGTGGTAACTATTGTACAGACAAAAAACCTGCTGCAATAAACTGGATAGAAGGAAGAGGGAAGTCTGTTGTCTGTGAAGCAGTGATTCCAGCCAAGGTTGTTAGAGAA GTATTGAAGACAACTACAGAAGATCTAGTTGAAGtcaatataaacaaaaatttgGTGGGTTCTGCGATGGCTGGTAGCATAGGTGGCTACAACGCACATGCGGCAAACATTGTGACAGCTATCTACATTGCCTGTGGTCAG GATGCAGCGCAGAATGTAGGCAGCTCTAATTGCATCACTTTGATGGAGCGAACTGGTTCCACCAACGAAGACCTGTACATCAGCTGCACAATGCCTTCTATAGAAATAGGAACTGTTGGCGGAGGCACCAACTTGCTCCCACAGCAGGCCTGTTTGCAG ATGTTGGGGGTTCAAGGTGCGAGCCGAGATAACCCTGGTGAAAATGCCCGTCAGCTTGCTAAAATTGTTTGTGCTACAGTGATGGCAGGGGAATTATCACTAATGGCAGCTCTTGCAGCTGGGCATCTAGTCAAAAGCCACATGATCCACAACAg GtcaaaaataaatctacaaGATCTTCAAGGAACTTGCACTAAGAAGGTGGCTTGA